In one window of Candidatus Hydrogenedentota bacterium DNA:
- a CDS encoding PSD1 domain-containing protein, translating to MNRRSGKLRGEVFMPVKSPLIPWVLAVVAPVSGALAADAISYDRDIRPLLSGSCFQCHGNDESTRKAGLRLDVADPGPDHAGAIVPGDPDASAVLQRVTSADPADRMPPPDAGEALTAEEVALIRAWIAQGAPRTEHWAFARPSRPPVPETSDPAWPLNPIDHFVLAGVDASGLSASPEADRVTLLRRLSLDVTGLPPSLDEVARVQADTSPDWYEKAVDRLLDSPHFGEHWARHWLDAAQYADSDGFEKDKPRQVWTWRDYVIRAFNEDKPYDAFLKEQIAGDLLPGATQQQRVATGFLRNSMINEEGGIDPEQFRMEAMFNRMDLVGRAMLGLTVACAQCHSHKYDPLTHTEYFQMMAFLNNSEEACMTVYSGEEETQRERILGLIGEIESGIQRDRPGWRAELEAWAEGARATPEPAWEVLALEFDDSSAGGQKCMPRDDGSYLAQGYAPTRFAPKMTTTTSLGAITAIRLEFLTDPNLPRGGPGRSIHGGLALSEMDMRVTTEDTPIAQYDKWTPVKIASAIATTDPPVRTLGPEFPDRDGKVRTTGPVAMTIDGNNDTAWTSDIDPGRRNQNQYIIFRLEEPLAVQPGMTLAFRLGQFHGGWNSDDNQTNNIGRFRLSVTDSAELPPIALPEPVRLALRSEDPSPAELDALFDYWRTTVPELARDNQRIDGLWQAHPAGATQLVLREREVRRPTHRLDRGDFLSPREAVEPGVPAFLHPLPADGAPNRLDFARWLASPDSPTTARAYVNRVWQRYFGEGIVSTTADLGLQGAPPTHPDLLDWLAVEFMDSGWRVKDLHRLIVTSATYRQDSAATPEQLERDPYNRLLARGARFRVEGETVRDIALAASGLLNDTVGGPSVNPPAPEFLFVPPASYGPKTWNTDTGPNAYRRALYTFRFRSVPYPALQVFDTPAGDAPCTARERSNSPLQALTTLNEPLFYESALHLAERALAEGGADDRSRLDYAFRRCVSRAPEPAELDMLQSFLEAQRARIASGGLDAGAVIAPANDAAADPETLAAWTLTARVLLNLDETIVRQ from the coding sequence ATGAATCGGCGCAGCGGTAAATTGCGCGGAGAGGTGTTTATGCCCGTGAAGAGCCCTTTGATCCCGTGGGTGTTGGCTGTGGTGGCGCCGGTTTCCGGCGCGCTGGCGGCGGACGCGATTTCGTATGACCGGGACATTCGCCCGCTGCTGAGCGGGTCTTGTTTTCAGTGCCACGGCAACGACGAATCAACGCGGAAGGCAGGGCTGCGCCTGGACGTGGCGGATCCGGGTCCCGATCACGCGGGGGCGATTGTGCCGGGCGATCCGGACGCCAGCGCGGTGCTTCAGCGCGTAACCAGCGCGGACCCGGCCGACCGGATGCCGCCGCCGGACGCGGGCGAAGCGCTGACGGCGGAGGAGGTCGCGCTGATCCGGGCGTGGATTGCGCAGGGGGCCCCGCGCACGGAGCACTGGGCCTTCGCGCGCCCGTCGCGCCCGCCCGTCCCCGAAACGAGCGACCCGGCGTGGCCGCTCAACCCGATTGACCATTTCGTGCTGGCCGGCGTCGACGCATCGGGACTTTCGGCTTCGCCGGAGGCGGACCGGGTGACGCTGCTGCGGCGGCTCAGCCTGGATGTGACGGGGCTGCCGCCGTCGCTGGACGAGGTCGCGCGGGTTCAGGCGGATACCTCGCCGGACTGGTATGAGAAGGCGGTTGACCGCCTGCTGGATTCACCGCATTTCGGCGAACACTGGGCGCGGCACTGGCTGGACGCCGCGCAGTATGCCGATTCCGACGGCTTCGAAAAGGACAAGCCGCGGCAGGTGTGGACTTGGCGCGACTACGTCATCCGCGCGTTTAACGAGGACAAGCCCTACGACGCGTTTCTGAAGGAACAGATCGCGGGCGACCTGCTTCCCGGGGCCACGCAGCAGCAGCGCGTGGCGACGGGGTTCTTGCGCAACAGCATGATCAACGAGGAGGGCGGCATCGACCCGGAGCAGTTCCGGATGGAGGCGATGTTCAACCGCATGGACCTGGTGGGGCGCGCGATGCTCGGGCTGACGGTCGCGTGCGCGCAGTGCCACAGCCACAAGTACGACCCGCTGACCCACACGGAATACTTCCAGATGATGGCCTTCCTGAACAACAGCGAAGAAGCCTGCATGACGGTGTATTCCGGCGAGGAAGAAACGCAGCGCGAGCGGATCCTGGGCCTTATCGGCGAGATTGAGTCGGGAATTCAGCGCGATCGGCCGGGCTGGCGCGCGGAGCTGGAGGCCTGGGCCGAGGGGGCGCGGGCGACGCCGGAACCGGCGTGGGAAGTGCTCGCGCTGGAGTTCGACGACTCCTCCGCCGGCGGCCAGAAGTGTATGCCGCGCGACGACGGCTCCTACCTGGCGCAAGGCTACGCCCCCACCCGATTCGCCCCGAAGATGACGACAACCACCTCGCTCGGCGCGATCACCGCCATCCGGCTGGAGTTTCTCACCGATCCCAACCTGCCCCGGGGCGGCCCGGGGCGCTCGATACATGGTGGCCTCGCGCTCTCGGAGATGGACATGCGCGTCACCACGGAAGACACGCCCATCGCCCAGTATGACAAGTGGACCCCAGTGAAGATTGCCTCCGCAATTGCGACGACCGACCCGCCGGTCCGCACGCTGGGTCCCGAGTTTCCGGATCGCGACGGGAAGGTCCGCACGACGGGCCCGGTGGCGATGACCATCGACGGCAACAACGACACGGCCTGGACCTCGGATATCGATCCCGGGCGGCGCAACCAGAACCAGTACATCATATTCCGCCTGGAGGAGCCGCTGGCGGTTCAGCCCGGCATGACCCTGGCCTTCCGGCTGGGGCAGTTCCACGGCGGCTGGAACAGCGACGACAACCAGACCAACAACATCGGGCGCTTCCGCCTTTCGGTGACCGATTCGGCGGAACTGCCTCCGATCGCGCTGCCGGAGCCGGTGCGCCTGGCGCTGCGGTCGGAAGATCCTTCCCCCGCGGAGCTCGACGCGCTCTTCGACTACTGGCGGACGACCGTGCCCGAACTGGCCCGCGACAACCAGCGGATCGATGGGCTCTGGCAGGCGCACCCCGCCGGCGCGACCCAGCTCGTGCTGCGCGAGCGCGAGGTGCGCCGCCCGACCCACCGGCTGGACCGGGGGGACTTCCTGAGCCCGCGCGAGGCCGTGGAACCGGGCGTTCCGGCGTTTCTGCACCCGCTTCCGGCCGATGGCGCGCCCAACCGCCTGGACTTCGCGCGGTGGCTGGCGTCGCCGGATTCGCCCACGACGGCCCGCGCCTACGTGAACCGCGTATGGCAGCGCTATTTTGGCGAGGGCATCGTGTCCACCACGGCGGACCTCGGCCTGCAGGGCGCGCCCCCGACCCACCCGGACTTGCTGGACTGGCTCGCGGTCGAGTTTATGGACAGCGGCTGGCGCGTCAAGGACCTGCACCGGCTGATTGTCACATCCGCGACGTACCGGCAGGATTCCGCGGCCACGCCGGAACAATTGGAGCGCGATCCGTACAACCGCCTGCTCGCGCGGGGCGCGCGCTTCCGGGTTGAAGGCGAAACCGTGCGCGACATCGCCCTGGCGGCCAGCGGCCTGCTCAACGACACCGTGGGCGGTCCCAGCGTGAACCCGCCCGCGCCGGAATTCCTGTTTGTGCCGCCCGCAAGCTATGGCCCGAAGACGTGGAACACCGACACTGGCCCGAACGCCTACCGGCGCGCGCTGTACACGTTCCGCTTCCGCAGCGTGCCGTATCCCGCGTTGCAGGTGTTCGACACGCCCGCGGGCGATGCGCCGTGCACCGCGCGGGAGCGCAGCAACAGCCCGCTGCAGGCCCTCACAACGCTTAACGAGCCGCTCTTCTACGAGTCCGCGCTGCATCTGGCGGAGCGCGCGCTTGCGGAGGGCGGGGCCGATGACCGGTCGCGTCTGGACTACGCCTTCCGCCGCTGCGTGTCCCGCGCGCCGGAACCGGCGGAACTCGACATGCTTCAGTCCTTCCTGGAGGCGCAGCGCGCGCGCATCGCGTCGGGCGGGCTCGACGCCGGCGCGGTGATCGCGCCGGCAAACGATGCTGCAGCCGATCCCGAGACCCTGGCGGCGTGGACGCTGACCGCGCGGGTGCTGCTCAATCTCGACGAGACCATTGTGCGGCAGTAG
- the alr gene encoding alanine racemase, producing MSGARYPSRALVDLDAYAANIAWARESSGIPIMAVVKGNGYGLGAVPLARRALEAGSPVIGVATPGEGIALREAGIQGPVLVLMQPDPDAFPELLDFALTPALCDVAAARSLDALARDRGQVFPVHAMIDTGMGRQGFALETAVADLSAIAGLPNIRLAGIATHYPVADITDDPFTREQVERLRGVVGELRAAHIDCGMVHGANSAGVVNARDPLFTMARAGILTTGVWPTDTVPEPNPIRPVLQWVTRVSQVRALPPGHTVSYGRTYTARDGMIAAILPVGYADGYRRAFSNRAEVLIRGHRCPVRGRVCMDQTVVDVTGVPGVVPGDEAVLAGGQGEDRITLEELAAHADTIPYEILTGIGQRVERVYVEAAPHTPTW from the coding sequence ATGAGCGGCGCGCGCTACCCCTCCCGGGCCCTCGTCGACCTGGACGCCTACGCCGCGAATATCGCCTGGGCGCGCGAATCGTCGGGCATCCCGATTATGGCCGTCGTCAAGGGTAATGGATACGGCCTCGGCGCCGTTCCCCTGGCGCGCCGCGCGCTGGAGGCCGGTTCTCCTGTGATCGGCGTCGCCACGCCCGGTGAAGGCATTGCCCTGCGCGAAGCCGGCATCCAGGGGCCGGTGCTCGTCCTGATGCAGCCCGATCCGGATGCCTTCCCGGAGCTGCTGGATTTCGCCCTGACGCCCGCGCTCTGCGACGTCGCCGCCGCGCGATCGCTCGACGCCCTGGCGCGCGACCGCGGCCAGGTGTTTCCAGTCCACGCCATGATCGACACCGGAATGGGGCGGCAGGGCTTCGCGCTCGAAACCGCCGTGGCCGATCTGTCCGCCATCGCCGGCCTGCCCAACATCCGGCTGGCCGGCATCGCCACCCACTACCCCGTGGCGGATATCACGGACGATCCGTTCACCCGCGAGCAGGTCGAGCGCCTGCGCGGGGTGGTGGGGGAACTCCGCGCGGCCCACATCGACTGCGGGATGGTCCATGGGGCCAACAGCGCGGGCGTCGTGAACGCGCGCGACCCCCTGTTCACCATGGCGCGCGCCGGCATCCTGACGACCGGTGTCTGGCCCACCGATACGGTTCCCGAGCCCAACCCCATCCGGCCCGTGCTCCAATGGGTAACCCGGGTTTCCCAGGTCCGCGCCCTGCCCCCCGGACACACCGTGAGCTACGGACGCACCTACACCGCCCGCGACGGCATGATCGCGGCCATCCTGCCGGTGGGCTATGCCGATGGTTACCGCCGCGCTTTTTCCAATCGCGCCGAAGTGCTGATCCGGGGCCACCGTTGCCCGGTCCGCGGGCGCGTCTGCATGGATCAGACCGTCGTCGACGTCACGGGCGTCCCCGGCGTGGTTCCCGGGGACGAGGCCGTCCTCGCGGGCGGGCAGGGCGAAGATCGCATCACGCTGGAAGAACTCGCCGCCCACGCGGACACCATCCCCTACGAAATCCTCACCGGCATCGGCCAGCGCGTCGAGCGCGTATATGTCGAAGCCGCGCCGCACACGCCCACCTGGTAA
- the pgsA gene encoding CDP-diacylglycerol--glycerol-3-phosphate 3-phosphatidyltransferase — MNLPNQLTVARCVMTAIFVAFLSFDHVITYLIGYVVFVAAAITDYYDGKIARERNLVTNFGKLLDPVADKVLVVAAFVMLLGIPAMQVPPWSIVLILAREFLVTGARSLGAAQGSVIAANKWGKMKTILQMVYVCTFLFLATVLQGLADYPALVQAVPGDLGHYTAIIGQASKWSIILVALYTVYSGIQFARVNWKLLGLDQTA, encoded by the coding sequence ATGAACCTTCCCAACCAGCTTACCGTGGCCCGGTGCGTCATGACGGCCATCTTCGTGGCCTTCCTGTCCTTCGACCACGTCATCACCTACCTCATTGGCTACGTTGTGTTTGTCGCGGCCGCGATTACCGACTATTACGACGGCAAAATCGCGCGGGAACGCAACCTCGTCACCAATTTCGGGAAACTTCTCGACCCCGTCGCGGATAAGGTCCTGGTGGTTGCCGCGTTCGTGATGCTGCTGGGCATACCGGCGATGCAGGTGCCGCCGTGGAGCATTGTGCTGATACTCGCGCGCGAGTTTCTGGTAACCGGCGCCCGCTCCCTCGGCGCCGCGCAGGGTTCCGTAATCGCCGCGAACAAATGGGGAAAAATGAAGACCATTCTCCAAATGGTGTATGTCTGCACCTTCCTCTTCCTCGCCACGGTGCTCCAGGGCCTGGCCGATTACCCGGCGCTCGTCCAGGCGGTCCCCGGCGACCTTGGGCATTACACCGCCATCATCGGGCAGGCCTCGAAATGGTCCATCATTCTGGTCGCCCTCTATACCGTCTACTCGGGCATCCAGTTCGCCCGCGTCAACTGGAAGTTGCTCGGGCTCGACCAGACCGCATGA
- a CDS encoding helix-turn-helix domain-containing protein, protein MSPYDFPGHELRAQRESLGLTLLDAHHETHVPRDYLASLEEGRLDDLPATTYTAGFLNTYCQVLGLPSEPYVTALRACRATAAPERGFLTRTANNPDARPAWLSDAITWGAVCGVLLLAWIAYSVVVSPFAETTRERVDAGTIEIAPPARFEVE, encoded by the coding sequence ATGAGCCCATACGATTTTCCAGGACATGAGTTGAGAGCGCAGCGCGAGTCCCTCGGGCTGACGCTGCTCGACGCCCATCATGAGACCCACGTGCCGCGCGATTATCTGGCCAGCCTCGAGGAGGGGCGCCTGGATGATCTGCCGGCCACCACGTATACGGCGGGTTTCCTCAACACGTATTGCCAGGTGCTTGGCCTGCCGTCCGAGCCGTACGTCACCGCGTTGCGCGCCTGCCGCGCGACCGCCGCGCCCGAGCGCGGATTTCTCACGCGTACGGCGAACAATCCGGACGCGCGCCCGGCCTGGCTGAGCGACGCCATCACCTGGGGGGCGGTCTGCGGCGTCTTGTTGCTGGCCTGGATCGCGTACTCCGTGGTGGTGTCCCCCTTCGCGGAAACGACCCGCGAGCGTGTGGACGCCGGAACCATCGAAATAGCGCCTCCGGCGCGCTTCGAGGTGGAGTAG